The segment tcttattattttcttttcacatAACTAATGCATGtataaaacatgataaaataaaaatgaaataacttATATACGAATAGTTAATCTTGCAAAAGTATCTTGCATTTACTTGCATAATTGATTCATAAATAACTAATATCCGCTTAACTTCAATCATCAATCATATTACTTAGTATCTTGATTCAATAACTAATTACTCcttccgtttaaaaaagaatgacctaatagagtgtaataaaataaagaagactttttaattttatggttctaaattaaaattacgtcaaatgtatcaaagtgctctttaatcttgtggtcttaaatatgtcacgtggaaagttaaagttaaattattgccaaaaaaaagaattttttttaaaaataaactaaaaaaaaaataaaaatatattttttttaaatggagaAAGTATTTAACTGTGCTTGGTATTAATTTGGGTCAGTGTAGGAAGTACATGCattgttaatttttataatcTTCATAGTCAACGTATGTCAGGATAAAAAAAGGGACAAAATAACCATCAAAATCAAGTTAGgagatggaaaaaaaaaagacaaaaggtATAACATTTTTACCCAATTTAAGAAGTACGCTAcaagtatacatatatattttttcacttcgAGTGGGTAAACAATTCTCTGATCTTTGACTAGTTGAAATcgaaagtaataaaataataattaattaagtttaatgTGTGGATTAATTTGAGTGTACTATCAATTTGATCGATCTTGTACTTCTATTTGCAAATATTAAAGACTTTTATATATGACTAATTGACtatacatttatttaattaacgtaatttttatttctcaaataggTATCTCATCCATGACATTTGCGATGCCGCGTCGAGTCTAATTTATATGAAGAGAtcatttctaaaataattagtCAATAcagttatttttataaaagtcattaAAATCATTGAACTTATCAATTATTCTCTGAAAATCactaaatcattttttatcaCATTAGAATTGTTCCAGTTCTGTATTGTTCTAGAAGTTAGCTAAagtaattttaatcattttgaattcattaaacTTATTATGACTGGTTACTCAAGGATGATTAATAATCATACTCCCCccgttaatttttatttcttctctataaataataattaacatcacaatttatcacgatatttttatttactgatattagttttagatttttaaaaattaatttgagaaataattaattgatattgagaaaaaaaatttaatctttatttattatatacaaGTGATGACTAAAAACGTCAAGGATatcttaaattaatatttctatCTTCACGAGGTAAGGAACACTTTACTCTATTCTGACCTCATATAAGCGGAGTATTTTATTGTTGTCGTAAACTCTACATATAAATTACGCTATATATTGTACAATCACATAGCGTTAAAAATTAATCACAGTTTATCTCtactcttttttaaattataatagtcTATTAATTATGGTGGAACCCAAATACATTCTAAAGTGTTCCGATACATTACAACTTCACTTTAGATTCACCGTTTAACGTTTTGATACTATCATGTAAACtgataaattcaaaaataaaaaagagtaaaaatttgtgcgattttttgaaataatcaaaaaatttaaataattttcgtATTAATTGGTGTCGTCAACGGCAAGAAGTCAAAAGTCCGTATAAGCCCAAAACTGAGGCCTGATATAGGACCCCAATTTCCTTATGTCTTCGCTTTGGGTGGAAGAGAAAAAAACAGCATGGTTCTTGCGTTTACACTCCGCACGCTTTCCTCACGTGACTTCAAAGTATACtcctttataaataaaaagcCCATCCTATTTTGTCTCTCAATCGCACTACTTCTCTTCTACCACATTCCTCTATTTCTGTGCCTaaatcaaaataagaaattatttctTCTCAATACTTTTCATCTTAATTCCACCATGTCTGCCTTTGGAAAATTTGTTGTAGTTATGGCTGTTGTTATGTTAGCCATTAGCTTAGATAAAGCTTCTGCTGGAGATCCAGATATGCTTCAAGATGTTTGTGTTGCTGATCTTACCAACAGTAAGTTTCATTTTACAGTTTAGTGTTTGTTAAAAGAACTCTTTTTGAGTAAGAGAAAGGTAGACTTTTCATATGTTGTGATTTGAGTTGGGGGTTTTGGGTCTCTCACAtttaccttaattaattaatttctcatTAGTAATACATGTTGACTTTTCTACTTGTCCAAATTATTGCTTCTTCTTGCTTTCTAGCTTGTTATAGGATTTGTTACGAGTGTTGGATCAAGATCCAACTGTATATGAGCTGGCAAAATGTAGATGATTGAccctattaaattaaatttgcacatatttaatataagagcTTTGAATCACAAGTACAATTATTAGGGAGGAAATGATCTCCTATTATCATAGTGAATTAAATAAAGGGAAacgatattttttaattattgtgtgAGCAATATCAACATATTCATTatgattttataataatatctttgaactttgaacaatttatttaatttgaaaaataaatacctTCTTCgtccggtattatttgtcatggtttttattttaagagtcaaactataaaaactctgattaatattttaaaatgtattttttcatcatattaatatgaaaaaattgtaatttattgtacttttcatataatattagaatatttaattttttttgttcaaaatatcaaattaatctaatttacctttaaaacttaattaaattgACTTTTAATAAGCACAATATAACAAATATTTCTGTCGTGTACCTCTTTTTTTGGGCTAAAGTGACCAACAATGAGTACCTACCCAACATTAACATTATTCATCTTCGTCCAAGCTCGGAAAAAGAGGTAGCCTTTTTCAGGGGGTCCAATGTCTTGTTggactatttaaaaaaaaaatagactcaCACCTGGCCATATTAATAACATAATGATCTAATCATTATCGTTTCGATTAAAGTAACACATGCTGATTATGTACATGAAAACAGGTTTAACCGTAAACGGTTATCTTTGCAAGAAGAACTTTTCAGAAATAGACTTTTCATCAATGGCCATAGCAAAGGCAGGAGCAACAAACAATACATTTGGTTCTTTAGTCACAGGTGCAAATGTCATGAAAGTCCCTGGCCTTAACACACTTGGTGTGTCCATGGCTCGTATCGACTATGCCCCTGGTGGAATTAACCCACCTCACACTCACCCTCGTGCCACTGAAATGATCTTTGTATTAGAGGGTGAATTAGACGTTGGCTTTATTACAACTTCAAATGTTTTGATTACAAAACATATTGTTAAAGGTGAAGTGTTTGCTTTCCCTAGAGGACTTGTACATTTCCAACAGAACAATGGGGATGTTCCGGCAGCCGTCGTCGCGGGGTTCAACAGCCAGTTGCCTGGAACTCAATCGATCGCTACAACGTTGTTCGCTTCATCACCAACTGTTCCTGATAGTGTCTTGACTAAAACATTCCAAGTTGGTACTAAGGAAATTCAGAAAATTAAGTCAAGGCTGGCACCCAAGAAATAGATTATTCGTTAATTAATTGATCGTGTGACAATTAATTCGTTTGGTGAGAGCTTGTTAATTGATAGGGATTTGTGGGTTTATATACGACGGGGAATGGATTGTATATCTTTTGTTTCAAATAATGTTGTAAACATTCTATTGTTTCTCTGTTGGTAATAAATGTGATCGTTCTGTTTCTACAACTCATAGATACATGAGTGAAACATACTACAAAAGATAGCCATAATTCATAAACATAAGAGATCACGAAAAAAAGTggaacataataaaaagaagtGCTAAACTCTCTCTCCTTCTGTTTAATAAAGGATGACCTAATTTGATTTGAAACGGAGTTTAAGActttttaaaatgtttcaaaatgtcttttaatattgtgatcttaaacatgtcatgtgaaaagttaaaattatagtgttaccaaaaaaaaggaatcattctttttcaaaacaaactataaagaaaatagaaacatTCTTTTAGAAACGGAAggtgtatttttttcttctttgtttacTCAAATCTACGAATTTAATGTTAAAGATGGGCCGGGTTGTATCAAGCAACCCCCAACCTCCTTGTCCGTCAATATCAAAACtatttaagagtcaagtcttgcattttttttccttgtttgTTTCCgtcttatttcatcacaatatGAGAGTTAATTCTATGCGATATGATGAAAGATAGCAAGAATGTGACATAATAAAGACGACTTTATTTACGTTTTACACTACGCCACCTACATACCGTAAAAGGAAATCAATTGTCTTCCCTGATATTAACGACGTTGTACTTGAAATTCTATTACCCCCATTAACATTGCTACTATTTTAGGGACCCTATTTTAGTTTCAAACAGTTGTTGGATCTTTACAAGCAATTAATTAACGATAGCAGTTTGATATATATCTATGATCCGTTAAAAATTTTCTTATagtgtttatatatatgatgcATGATTTGACTAACCAATCATTTATGATGCATAATTTACTTTTGCTAaacataaatattgaaatttaactAAATAAGATTTTTCTATAATACATTTATTGCTTAGGTGCAGgaacttaattatttaatattatttcattgtaCATGCGTAATAGATTTTTGATTCTTCAAgacattaaaaattaatcaaggtCAAGCATATATCACGctaaaaatagacaaaaaaatgACCATCAGAATCAAGTTAGCCCAGGCGACTAAAAAGTAAGACAGAaggaataatataatttaacaagtacgctatatatatatgatataagtaATTAAGTAGATTGCTAAgtatttgttttcattttgaGTAGGTGAGCGAACTCTTTGTGACGAGTTGAAAATGAAAGTGAAACAATAATTAAGTTCGATGTATGGATTAATTTTGAACTATACTATTAACGCACTTGATCTATTATCTGTAttcgaaaataaaaaattagataaacAGCTACAATgtttaatttttacaaaaagcatatttttatgttacaaagagataaatatacataaaatattgattatgaAAATATCTAACAATATAAAAGTATTTGTTATTAATGAGATTTTTATATCCCAAATAGATGTCATCCGTGACGTTTGCGATGTtgtatttccttatttttttggatataaGCTGTATAAGATAAACTTTGTATATTACATTGATTAACGTGAACTTATACTATTTACTTACCTTTAAAGGCAGGATTCATCGAAATCATAATACGGAGagatcatttttcaaattattactttttttttataaaagtcaaatATAATATAGGGTCTAATTTGTGTCATTGTAAAATCATTTAACTTATCAATTATTCCGTGAAAGCcaataaattactttttattcACATTAGAATTGTCCAACTCATGAATTGTTCAAAAAATTGctaaagtaatttttaattattttgaatccATTAAACTTTATGACTGCTTACTCATAAGATAGAGGAAATTTCAAGGATGGTTATCCAATCTTATTATACGAGATGTCTTTTgttacataattatattttactttcactataattttctcaaaaattgtttTCATTAGGCTTGAGGAGGCAGTTTATTTGGTATGTTTGaacaaataaatgaaagaaaattaaaggttGAACAGAAGAATGAACAACAATGAAAAGaatcaaaaaattaagtttataattatccTAGAACTCTTTTCTTTTACGGTTTGGATCATTGCTATTTATagtatcaaaaatattattttatattatatttatctattatattgtataatatGGTAGATATAATGTTTGGTTAAACTATATTATTTGGtgttgtttaataacatttCTATTATTTGTACTAAATATCTTCAATTATTCTaggataagaaaaatataaggtAAAATAGTATTATGTAAG is part of the Solanum lycopersicum chromosome 1, SLM_r2.1 genome and harbors:
- the LOC101243830 gene encoding germin-like protein 5-1 — translated: MVLAFTLRTLSSRDFKVYSFINKKPILFCLSIALLLFYHIPLFLCLNQNKKLFLLNTFHLNSTMSAFGKFVVVMAVVMLAISLDKASAGDPDMLQDVCVADLTNSLTVNGYLCKKNFSEIDFSSMAIAKAGATNNTFGSLVTGANVMKVPGLNTLGVSMARIDYAPGGINPPHTHPRATEMIFVLEGELDVGFITTSNVLITKHIVKGEVFAFPRGLVHFQQNNGDVPAAVVAGFNSQLPGTQSIATTLFASSPTVPDSVLTKTFQVGTKEIQKIKSRLAPKK